One region of Microbacterium rhizosphaerae genomic DNA includes:
- the rpmD gene encoding 50S ribosomal protein L30 yields MAARLKVTQIKSKVSEKQNQRDTLRSLGLKRIGDSVVRPDDAQTRGYVRTVAHLVKVEEID; encoded by the coding sequence ATGGCTGCGCGTCTGAAGGTCACGCAGATCAAGTCCAAGGTGAGCGAGAAGCAGAACCAGCGAGACACGCTGCGTTCGCTCGGTCTGAAGCGGATCGGCGACTCGGTCGTCCGTCCCGACGACGCGCAGACGCGCGGCTACGTCCGGACCGTCGCACACCTCGTGAAGGTTGAGGAGATCGACTAA